From the Martelella mediterranea DSM 17316 genome, one window contains:
- a CDS encoding TetR/AcrR family transcriptional regulator, which translates to MKPAPPTRIFLLDQALRLFSAYGYEGVGVQQICNDAGVGKPTLYHYFGSKLGLLETLLRERLAPLHEALERACALTPFDHALVALAETTFAFAREEPQLYRFYLTLWFAPVESEARQAAEEHHQRHFEAFDACFRAHEQASGHGLTGRHRLLAASFLGLVNNHIGIALNSFATLNARSAADTVAMFLNGALPPASSNGD; encoded by the coding sequence ATGAAACCTGCACCTCCCACAAGAATCTTCCTGCTTGATCAGGCACTTCGCCTCTTTTCCGCCTATGGCTATGAAGGCGTGGGGGTTCAGCAGATCTGCAATGATGCCGGCGTGGGAAAGCCGACGCTTTATCATTATTTCGGCTCGAAGCTCGGCCTTCTCGAAACCCTGCTGAGGGAACGGCTTGCGCCCCTGCATGAAGCGCTGGAGCGGGCCTGCGCGCTGACCCCGTTCGATCATGCGCTCGTTGCGCTTGCGGAGACGACATTCGCTTTCGCCCGGGAGGAGCCTCAGCTCTACCGCTTCTATCTGACGCTCTGGTTCGCGCCGGTCGAAAGCGAGGCGCGGCAGGCGGCCGAAGAGCATCACCAGCGCCATTTCGAGGCGTTCGACGCCTGTTTTCGCGCCCATGAACAGGCTTCCGGTCACGGGTTGACGGGGCGGCACAGGCTGCTGGCGGCCTCCTTTCTCGGCCTGGTCAACAATCATATCGGCATCGCGCTCAACAGCTTCGCCACGCTGAATGCGCGCTCGGCGGCCGACACGGTCGCCATGTTCCTGAACGGCGCCCTGCCGCCTGCTTCTTCGAACGGAGATTAG
- a CDS encoding IS110 family transposase yields the protein MDALNIGIDVSRDRLDVAANTSSMAPFHVPRDHDGLEDLIARLKPLGAARIAIEATGGFETVVAAALASAGLPVVIVNPAQVRAFAQALGKRAKTDPIDAAVIARFAEATRPALRPLPDAETQALGDLVARRRQIIAMIGAENQRLKRSSQRTAKSINRLLKALQKELTDIDQDIDDSIRRSPHWRAKVELMKSVPGIGDQIARTLIAELPELGTLDRRQIAALVGLAPWTRQSGQWRGRSFIGGGRAGVRTALYMGALVAAHHNPSLRAFRDRLVAHGKPKLVAIIAVARKLITILNAILRDNHPWREQNA from the coding sequence ATGGACGCTCTTAACATCGGTATCGACGTCTCCAGGGATCGTCTGGATGTCGCCGCCAACACGTCTTCGATGGCCCCTTTTCATGTCCCGCGCGATCATGACGGGCTGGAGGACCTGATCGCGCGGCTGAAGCCGCTCGGGGCCGCACGGATCGCCATTGAGGCCACCGGCGGCTTCGAAACCGTGGTCGCGGCGGCGCTGGCTTCGGCCGGACTGCCGGTTGTCATCGTCAATCCGGCGCAGGTGCGGGCCTTTGCCCAGGCGCTCGGCAAGAGGGCCAAGACCGATCCGATCGATGCAGCCGTGATCGCCCGTTTCGCCGAGGCCACAAGGCCCGCCCTGCGGCCGCTGCCGGACGCCGAAACCCAGGCCCTGGGTGATCTCGTCGCTCGCCGGCGGCAGATCATCGCCATGATCGGCGCGGAAAACCAACGCCTGAAGCGATCGTCTCAGCGCACGGCCAAGAGCATCAACCGGCTCCTCAAGGCGCTGCAGAAGGAACTCACCGACATCGATCAGGACATTGACGACAGCATTCGCCGATCGCCCCATTGGCGGGCCAAGGTCGAGCTCATGAAGTCTGTCCCCGGTATCGGTGACCAGATCGCCCGCACCCTGATCGCCGAACTGCCGGAACTCGGTACGCTCGACCGACGTCAGATCGCCGCTCTCGTCGGTCTGGCTCCATGGACGCGTCAGTCCGGCCAATGGCGCGGAAGGAGCTTCATCGGCGGAGGACGCGCCGGCGTCAGAACGGCGCTCTACATGGGAGCCCTCGTTGCAGCGCATCACAATCCAAGCCTCAGGGCGTTCAGGGATCGTCTGGTCGCTCATGGAAAACCTAAACTCGTGGCCATCATCGCAGTCGCACGAAAACTCATCACCATCCTCAACGCAATCCTCCGGGACAATCATCCATGGCGCGAACAAAACGCTTGA
- a CDS encoding 2'-5' RNA ligase family protein, which produces MNDLTAIDILVEPDSNAIERVGAENSRLREAYPEGFALDALHMPHITLLQRYVWSERLAELFATVEEVVQAVKRESLSFKATGLGHMPISTIPGHGLAAIVVQPGPEVLILQSALIDAVAPFTADRGDDAHL; this is translated from the coding sequence ATGAATGACCTCACAGCCATCGACATCCTGGTCGAACCGGACAGCAATGCGATTGAGCGGGTCGGCGCCGAGAACAGCCGGCTGCGCGAGGCATACCCGGAGGGATTTGCGCTTGATGCCCTGCACATGCCGCACATCACATTGCTGCAACGCTATGTATGGTCGGAGCGGCTTGCCGAACTGTTCGCCACAGTCGAGGAGGTTGTGCAAGCCGTCAAGCGCGAGAGCCTGTCGTTCAAGGCGACCGGTCTTGGCCACATGCCGATTTCCACCATACCCGGCCATGGCCTTGCGGCTATCGTGGTTCAGCCTGGCCCCGAGGTACTGATCCTGCAATCCGCTTTGATCGATGCGGTCGCGCCTTTCACGGCGGACCGGGGCGACGACGCGCATTTGTGA
- a CDS encoding tyrosine-protein phosphatase translates to MATAREICCPAASAKFGFKGSLGPSERARAACATGQQEQENRMHATQPPGTQIDILAVHNLRDLGGWPAGDGRRVRSGLIFHSTDLHAVADAGLEALARLGLRTIVDLRTVAEREPQPDRLPDGATQLYCDVLADARNAAPAMLPMIMADPRNAGELLGDGKAESLFAQGYRDIVSLPSALDAFRRYFLVLADETRRPLLFHCATGKDRTGWAAAATLSLLGVSQDDVFQDYMLTNLQLLPALQPVFDRFAAAGGDPDLLKPVLGVQPAYLEAAFEEMRRTFGSLDAYFEDGLKIESGTLRELRVALTEERTT, encoded by the coding sequence ATGGCGACGGCCCGCGAAATCTGTTGTCCTGCCGCTTCGGCGAAGTTCGGCTTCAAGGGTTCATTGGGGCCAAGCGAACGGGCCCGCGCAGCTTGCGCGACCGGGCAACAGGAACAGGAGAACCGAATGCACGCAACGCAACCGCCCGGCACGCAGATAGATATCCTTGCCGTCCACAATCTTCGGGATCTCGGAGGATGGCCTGCCGGGGACGGGCGTCGGGTGCGTTCCGGCCTGATCTTTCACTCAACCGACCTTCATGCCGTCGCCGACGCCGGGCTGGAGGCCCTGGCGAGGCTCGGGCTGCGAACCATTGTGGACTTGAGGACGGTCGCGGAGCGGGAACCGCAGCCCGACCGACTGCCGGACGGAGCGACACAGCTTTATTGCGACGTCCTGGCCGATGCCCGGAACGCGGCGCCCGCCATGCTTCCCATGATCATGGCCGATCCCCGAAATGCGGGTGAACTTCTTGGAGACGGAAAGGCCGAAAGCCTCTTCGCGCAAGGATATCGCGACATCGTCTCCCTTCCGAGCGCCCTCGACGCCTTTCGACGCTATTTTCTGGTCCTGGCGGACGAAACCCGCCGACCTCTGCTTTTCCATTGCGCAACGGGAAAGGATCGCACCGGATGGGCGGCTGCCGCGACATTATCATTGCTGGGCGTCTCGCAGGACGATGTCTTTCAGGACTACATGCTCACCAACCTGCAGCTATTGCCTGCCCTTCAGCCGGTGTTCGACCGGTTCGCGGCGGCCGGAGGCGACCCGGATCTGCTGAAACCGGTGCTCGGGGTTCAGCCCGCCTATCTGGAAGCGGCGTTCGAGGAGATGCGGAGAACCTTCGGCTCACTGGACGCATATTTTGAGGACGGGCTGAAAATCGAGAGCGGGACACTCCGCGAATTGCGGGTGGCGCTCACCGAAGAGCGTACGACATGA
- a CDS encoding AraC family transcriptional regulator, whose protein sequence is MTEIPVISSRILHGVPYFVRQELGERALRQANRAAGFDLELLEDQNCFIPHAAVVSFLNVAARAAGEPNIGILMVPAMNAANYGSYGRYLLGAETLGLAIERAITALPYHSTGDGMSVAIVGNEVRYSYAFALAGCEGYDAIAVAAAGVLLSVMRAYLPADWKPLRVELDIAKPRQTAAFETVFQCPVIFGARAVTVVIERHHLAATARRDARSIVTIEDVMRARRGGAPRDLLDVVIEQIRTQVRTGRVSLDSTARAMDTSVRTLQRELNRTSADFRGMVNAIRTQRAIELLRHTEGTITAVSAEMGYSSPANFARAFRKVTGYGPREFRTRDWPHGAAEQFSSLPPGENAVRGPEVRDAFSAFSVIAKSGSGGSSGSVA, encoded by the coding sequence ATGACTGAAATACCCGTTATTTCCAGCCGCATACTGCATGGCGTACCCTACTTTGTCCGTCAGGAACTGGGGGAGCGGGCGCTGCGGCAGGCCAATCGCGCCGCGGGCTTCGATCTCGAGCTTCTTGAAGATCAGAACTGTTTCATTCCGCATGCGGCGGTGGTCTCGTTTCTGAACGTCGCGGCAAGAGCGGCGGGCGAACCCAATATCGGCATCCTGATGGTGCCCGCGATGAATGCCGCCAATTACGGCAGCTATGGTCGCTACCTGCTTGGCGCGGAAACGCTGGGCCTTGCCATTGAGCGGGCGATCACCGCCCTGCCCTATCACAGCACGGGCGATGGAATGTCGGTCGCCATTGTCGGCAACGAAGTGCGATACAGCTATGCTTTTGCCCTTGCCGGCTGTGAGGGGTACGACGCGATCGCGGTTGCGGCGGCCGGCGTGCTTCTCAGCGTGATGAGAGCCTATCTGCCCGCCGACTGGAAACCGCTACGGGTGGAACTCGACATCGCGAAGCCCCGCCAGACAGCAGCGTTCGAAACGGTGTTCCAGTGCCCCGTCATCTTTGGAGCGCGAGCAGTGACGGTTGTGATCGAACGCCATCATCTCGCGGCGACGGCACGCCGTGACGCAAGATCGATCGTCACCATCGAGGATGTCATGCGAGCAAGGCGGGGCGGCGCTCCGCGCGATCTGCTGGACGTGGTCATCGAGCAGATCCGCACGCAAGTCCGCACCGGCCGCGTCTCTCTGGACAGCACGGCGCGCGCGATGGACACCAGCGTGCGGACACTGCAGCGCGAGCTGAACCGGACCAGCGCCGATTTTCGCGGCATGGTGAATGCGATCAGGACCCAGAGGGCGATCGAGCTGCTTCGACACACCGAGGGAACCATCACCGCGGTTTCGGCTGAGATGGGATATTCCTCCCCCGCCAATTTCGCGCGCGCGTTCAGAAAGGTAACCGGCTACGGACCGCGGGAATTTCGGACGAGAGACTGGCCACATGGCGCCGCAGAACAGTTTTCGTCTCTCCCGCCCGGAGAAAACGCTGTTCGCGGGCCCGAAGTTCGCGATGCGTTCAGCGCCTTTTCCGTCATCGCGAAATCCGGATCAGGCGGAAGCAGCGGATCCGTGGCGTGA
- a CDS encoding DUF1254 domain-containing protein: MMMRTGRLVGKVMLGLAGSLVAFSVQTANAEDWPSIVEAKQIAEEGYVYGLPIVMNYAIMYDYAVDRDSDQFKAPFNEIKNEARVYTYKDTTIISPNSDTPYSVASLDLRAEPVVLSVPAVDKRYYSVQLVDGNTYNFGYIGSRATGSDAGDYMIAGPDWSGETPEGIKKVFRASTQFSLAIYRTQLFGPDDMPNVEKVQAGYKVQTLSAYAGEPAPAAAPAVDFPKVDKELVKTNFFEYLDFALQFAPASSAETEIRAKLAKIGVGPGKSFQFKDMPLEHRLEVALGMRDGDEKVKAYLADKLYKANGWSISDLWGDAAFIDGDWIKRAAGASAGIYGNDAAEAVYILGRNLANGDLLDGSKQSYTLTFPAGELPPVEAFWSITMYDGKTQLLIENPINRYLINSPMLPELKKNTDGSLTLYIQKDTPGADKESNWLPAPDGPIYLAMRMYWPKTGKPSVLPVGQGTWQPPALETAK; this comes from the coding sequence ATGATGATGCGAACTGGCAGGCTTGTCGGCAAGGTGATGCTGGGTCTGGCGGGATCTCTCGTCGCATTTTCGGTGCAGACGGCCAATGCAGAAGACTGGCCAAGCATTGTCGAGGCGAAGCAGATCGCCGAGGAAGGCTACGTCTACGGGCTGCCGATCGTGATGAATTACGCGATCATGTACGACTATGCGGTCGATCGCGACTCAGATCAGTTCAAGGCCCCCTTCAACGAGATCAAGAACGAGGCGCGGGTCTACACTTACAAGGACACGACGATCATCAGTCCGAACAGCGATACGCCCTACTCGGTTGCGTCTCTCGATCTGCGGGCGGAACCGGTCGTTCTGTCGGTCCCGGCGGTCGACAAGCGCTACTACTCGGTGCAGCTCGTCGACGGCAATACCTATAATTTCGGCTACATCGGCAGCCGCGCGACAGGCAGCGACGCCGGCGACTACATGATCGCCGGTCCGGACTGGAGCGGGGAGACGCCGGAGGGCATCAAGAAGGTGTTCCGCGCCTCCACGCAGTTTTCGCTGGCGATCTATCGCACGCAGCTCTTCGGCCCCGATGACATGCCCAATGTCGAAAAGGTCCAGGCCGGCTACAAGGTGCAGACGCTTTCCGCCTACGCTGGCGAACCCGCCCCGGCGGCCGCCCCGGCCGTCGATTTCCCGAAGGTCGACAAGGAACTCGTCAAGACCAATTTCTTCGAATATCTGGACTTCGCACTTCAGTTCGCCCCTGCGTCTTCCGCCGAAACGGAGATCCGCGCCAAGCTCGCCAAGATCGGCGTCGGCCCGGGCAAGTCGTTCCAGTTCAAGGACATGCCGCTTGAGCACCGGCTCGAAGTCGCCCTCGGCATGCGTGACGGGGACGAAAAGGTGAAGGCGTACCTCGCCGACAAGCTGTACAAGGCGAATGGGTGGTCGATAAGCGATCTTTGGGGCGATGCCGCGTTCATCGACGGCGACTGGATCAAACGGGCGGCGGGTGCATCCGCCGGCATCTATGGCAATGATGCCGCCGAGGCGGTCTACATCCTGGGCAGGAACCTCGCCAATGGCGACCTGCTCGATGGCAGCAAGCAAAGCTATACGCTGACGTTTCCGGCAGGAGAACTGCCGCCGGTCGAAGCGTTCTGGTCGATCACCATGTACGACGGCAAGACGCAGTTGCTGATCGAGAATCCGATCAACCGTTACCTGATCAATTCGCCGATGCTGCCGGAACTGAAGAAGAATACGGATGGTTCGCTGACGCTCTACATTCAGAAGGACACTCCTGGCGCGGACAAGGAATCGAACTGGCTTCCGGCGCCGGACGGGCCGATCTATCTGGCGATGCGCATGTATTGGCCGAAGACCGGAAAACCCTCCGTCCTGCCGGTCGGGCAGGGCACCTGGCAGCCGCCGGCCCTCGAAACGGCGAAATAG
- a CDS encoding DUF1254 domain-containing protein — protein MVPMKNLVCVTFAVMLAGAVRAEAPPVMKMTTTIPEAIVTPESVETRLGTLNFFDGYPDDATANLVYDNLDFMRGVEAFLNAMPGASAEAMRVGFASQGADNNQSVLVFEDLMDSHSLFLTGNTESVYNLAWLDTKAGPLVIETPPNILGFIDSHWFEYVGDIGNAGPDKGKGGKYLLLPPGYDGEVPDGYFVLRSPTYGNLLFFRGFMEDGSTKTAVDNTRKFTRIYPLSEADNPPPMTFINASGKVFNTIHANDFHFYEEVNDIVQHEPNDAYHPEVLGQLAAIGIVKGKPFAPDERMKKILTDAVAVGNATARTITFRTRIEEAYYYPDSAWFTGFVGGSYEFLLEPGVRFLDARTLFHYYATGITPAMAIKRVGVGSQYAAATMDGDKKPFDGGSTYRLHLPPNIPAKDFWSLVVYDNQTRSMLQTDHPFPSIGSDKKDIVVNADSSVDIWFGPTAPEGHETNWVQTVPGKGWNVVLRLYGPLESWFDKSWKPGEIERVD, from the coding sequence ATGGTGCCCATGAAAAACCTGGTCTGCGTCACTTTTGCGGTGATGCTTGCGGGCGCAGTCCGCGCCGAGGCGCCGCCCGTCATGAAGATGACGACGACCATCCCTGAAGCCATTGTCACGCCGGAAAGCGTGGAGACCCGTCTTGGAACGCTGAACTTCTTCGACGGCTATCCGGACGATGCCACCGCGAACCTGGTCTACGACAACCTTGATTTCATGCGCGGCGTCGAGGCATTCCTGAACGCCATGCCCGGGGCTTCGGCGGAAGCGATGCGGGTCGGGTTCGCAAGCCAGGGCGCGGACAACAACCAGTCCGTTCTGGTTTTCGAGGATCTGATGGACTCGCATTCGCTGTTCCTGACCGGGAACACGGAAAGCGTCTACAATCTGGCCTGGCTCGACACCAAGGCGGGGCCGCTGGTGATCGAAACGCCGCCGAACATCCTCGGCTTCATCGACAGCCACTGGTTCGAATATGTCGGCGATATCGGCAATGCCGGTCCTGACAAGGGCAAGGGCGGCAAGTATCTGCTGTTGCCCCCGGGCTATGACGGCGAGGTGCCGGATGGCTATTTCGTGCTGCGCTCGCCCACCTACGGAAACCTTCTGTTCTTCAGGGGGTTCATGGAGGATGGAAGCACCAAGACGGCGGTCGACAACACCAGGAAGTTCACCAGGATTTACCCGCTGTCGGAAGCCGACAACCCGCCGCCGATGACCTTCATCAACGCGTCCGGAAAGGTGTTCAACACCATCCATGCCAATGATTTCCATTTCTACGAGGAAGTGAACGATATCGTTCAGCATGAACCGAACGATGCCTACCATCCCGAGGTGCTCGGTCAGCTCGCCGCGATCGGGATCGTCAAGGGCAAGCCTTTCGCGCCCGACGAGCGGATGAAGAAGATCCTCACCGATGCCGTGGCCGTTGGCAACGCCACGGCCCGCACGATAACCTTCAGGACACGCATCGAGGAGGCCTATTACTATCCCGACAGCGCCTGGTTTACCGGGTTCGTCGGCGGTAGCTATGAATTCCTTCTTGAGCCCGGTGTTCGCTTCCTCGACGCCCGGACGCTGTTTCACTATTACGCGACCGGGATAACGCCGGCTATGGCGATCAAGCGAGTCGGCGTCGGTTCACAATATGCGGCCGCGACCATGGATGGCGACAAGAAACCTTTCGACGGCGGTTCGACCTACAGGCTTCATCTGCCCCCGAACATCCCGGCCAAGGATTTCTGGTCGCTCGTTGTCTATGACAACCAGACCCGCTCGATGCTGCAGACCGACCACCCGTTTCCGAGCATCGGCAGTGACAAGAAGGATATCGTCGTCAACGCCGACTCGTCCGTCGATATCTGGTTCGGCCCGACGGCGCCGGAAGGCCACGAGACCAACTGGGTTCAGACGGTGCCAGGAAAGGGGTGGAATGTCGTGTTGCGGCTCTATGGTCCATTGGAATCATGGTTTGACAAGTCGTGGAAACCGGGTGAAATCGAACGGGTCGATTGA
- a CDS encoding DUF2721 domain-containing protein, whose amino-acid sequence MNEQPIVSDLVAIVQTSLAPVFLLAGTAGFVSIYTIRLGRVSDRLNEIADSGRALREQDPDLRLRALTLVVAMILGAVAAICTGSAILNLLAGALEIGLREENLLWLFGGAIVSLIASLVAFLFELLVCARTMLRQLRMDRMHR is encoded by the coding sequence GTGAACGAACAACCCATCGTCAGCGATCTCGTCGCGATCGTGCAAACATCCCTCGCGCCCGTCTTCCTGCTGGCGGGCACCGCGGGCTTTGTGAGTATCTATACGATACGTCTGGGGAGAGTTTCGGACCGTTTGAACGAGATCGCGGACAGCGGACGGGCGCTGCGCGAACAGGACCCGGACCTGCGGCTAAGGGCGCTGACGCTTGTGGTCGCCATGATCCTCGGCGCGGTTGCGGCGATCTGCACGGGCAGCGCGATCCTGAACCTGCTGGCGGGCGCGCTCGAGATCGGGTTGCGCGAGGAAAACCTGTTGTGGCTCTTCGGCGGCGCGATCGTATCGCTGATTGCGTCGCTCGTCGCATTTCTGTTCGAGCTGCTGGTCTGCGCCCGAACGATGTTGCGGCAGTTGAGAATGGATCGAATGCACAGATGA